A DNA window from Acetilactobacillus jinshanensis contains the following coding sequences:
- a CDS encoding ATP-dependent Clp protease proteolytic subunit → MNLVPTVIEKTANGERAYDIYSRLLKDRIIMLSGPIEDNMANSIIAQLLFLDAQDSDKDIYLYINSPGGVITSGMAIYDTMKFVKSDVETIVMGMAASMASVLASSGTKGKRFGLPHSQVLIHQPSGGAKGQQTEIQIAAQAILDARKMMTKILAKNTGQSVEQITKDTERDHYFTAQQAVKYGLLDGIMTNKGEKK, encoded by the coding sequence ATGAACTTAGTTCCGACTGTAATTGAAAAGACAGCTAACGGTGAACGAGCCTATGATATTTATTCTCGTTTACTTAAGGATCGCATTATCATGCTTTCCGGTCCGATCGAAGATAACATGGCTAATTCAATTATCGCTCAATTGTTATTCTTGGATGCTCAGGATTCTGATAAAGACATCTATCTTTACATTAATTCACCCGGTGGTGTCATTACGTCAGGTATGGCTATCTACGATACCATGAAATTTGTTAAATCTGATGTTGAAACCATCGTAATGGGCATGGCTGCATCCATGGCTAGTGTCTTGGCTTCATCTGGTACCAAAGGTAAACGCTTTGGCTTACCACATTCACAAGTCTTAATCCATCAACCATCCGGTGGTGCTAAAGGTCAGCAAACTGAAATTCAGATTGCTGCTCAGGCCATTTTAGATGCCCGTAAGATGATGACTAAGATTTTAGCCAAGAATACTGGTCAAAGTGTTGAACAGATCACCAAGGATACTGAACGTGATCATTACTTTACTGCTCAGCAAGCCGTTAAGTATGGTCTGTTAGATGGCATTATGACCAATAAAGGCGAAAAGAAATAA
- a CDS encoding gluconeogenesis factor YvcK family protein, giving the protein MDKKPNVVVIGGGTGIPSILKDLKDEPINLTAVVTVADDGGSTGILRKLLGMVPMGDLRNCLSAMSTLPKADLDLFEYRFKNNDKFLAHHTIGNLLLAAALEKDGNINNAVQDLCKIMKVNGHIYPACNQALNISAKFTDGTMIQGESEITAAHKSIAKLWTSDARGNEPKALPQAIHAIMNADQIVLGPGSLYTSVMPNLVIPDLGEAVVKSGAQVVYVCNALTQKGETSGYTDADHVKALNKNVGHQFVNYALVNDKKIPANSVDFKKYTEYSYQVKTDPEAMKQQHCQPIYKPFLVMTDGDAVCSGKMIANELMKLVNNK; this is encoded by the coding sequence ATGGATAAGAAACCGAATGTAGTTGTTATCGGTGGCGGAACTGGAATTCCGTCAATTTTAAAGGATTTAAAGGATGAACCCATTAATTTAACGGCGGTTGTGACCGTTGCGGATGATGGTGGCTCAACCGGGATTTTACGTAAGTTATTGGGTATGGTACCCATGGGTGACTTACGGAATTGCTTAAGTGCCATGTCAACGTTACCAAAAGCCGACTTAGATTTATTTGAATACCGCTTTAAAAATAATGATAAATTTTTGGCTCACCACACGATCGGTAATTTACTTCTAGCAGCTGCTCTTGAAAAGGATGGCAATATTAATAACGCGGTCCAGGATCTGTGTAAAATTATGAAGGTTAACGGTCATATTTATCCGGCTTGTAATCAAGCTTTGAACATCAGCGCCAAATTTACTGATGGAACGATGATCCAGGGTGAATCTGAAATCACGGCCGCTCATAAATCAATTGCTAAGTTATGGACCAGTGACGCTAGAGGTAACGAACCAAAGGCTTTACCGCAGGCAATTCACGCCATTATGAATGCCGACCAAATCGTCTTAGGGCCAGGTAGCCTATACACCAGTGTTATGCCTAATTTAGTAATTCCTGATCTTGGCGAAGCCGTTGTTAAATCTGGTGCCCAGGTGGTTTACGTATGTAACGCCTTGACCCAGAAGGGTGAAACCAGTGGCTATACCGATGCGGACCATGTTAAGGCTTTAAACAAGAACGTTGGTCATCAGTTCGTCAACTACGCTTTGGTTAACGATAAAAAGATCCCCGCTAATTCAGTTGATTTTAAGAAGTACACTGAGTACTCATATCAAGTCAAGACTGATCCAGAAGCCATGAAACAGCAGCATTGCCAGCCGATCTACAAACCATTTTTGGTAATGACAGATGGGGATGCCGTATGCAGCGGTAAGATGATTGCCAATGAATTAATGAAACTGGTTAATAACAAGTAA
- the uvrA gene encoding excinuclease ABC subunit UvrA, which produces MNDNKYIIIRGAREHNLKNINVKIPKNKLTVMTGLSGSGKTSLAFDTLYAEGQRRYVESLSSYAQQLLGQMNKPDVDSITGLSPAISINQKTTSHNPRSTVGTVTEINDYYRLLWARVGTPICPNDGTKITSESIDQMINRIMKLPERTKMQILSPLVRNRRGQFKMLFRQIQKDGFVRVQVDGQTVELGEKFKIDPKKRHDISVVVDRIIVRKGINARLADSLEAALKLSHGYAIADFLGARKNMMFSEHYSCPLCGFSVGRLEPRLFSFNSPIGACPRCSGLGIKLEVDKDLVIPDPNKTLKDGALDPWNPISSHYYPEMLAQACHHFKIDMNTPYKKLPLKQRKLLLYGSNGKEFHFHFKSRFGHVRDKDMPFEGVMNNIRRRYRKTNSDFTRKVMRKYMTQLTCHDCHGYRLNRRALCVKIDGKNIGQISNLDIGKELKFFKGLKFDQQDSAIAKPILKEIIDRLTFLKNVGLSYLTLSRSATTLSGGESQRIRLATQIGSNLSGVLYVLDEPSIGLHMRDNDRLIRSLKAMRDLGNTLVVVEHDKNTMLNADYMVDIGPGAGANGGHLMAEGTPKQIMETPQSITGQYLSGKKFIPVPLKRRKGNGKKITITGCQENNLKNVTVSIPLGEFVVVTGVSGSGKSTLIDDTLERALAQKLNNNSKKPGKYRSIRGYKNIDKIININQSPIGRTPRSNPATYTGVFDDIRALFAKTSEAKVRGYQKGRFSFNVKGGRCEACHGNGILKIDMDFLPPVYVPCEVCHGTRYNAETLQVEYRGKNIAQVLDMTVSEALKFFHAIPKITRKLKTINDVGLGYVKLGQSATTLSGGEAQRMKLAAELYKRSSGNNLYILDEPTIGLHMDDIKRLLKILHRLVDQGNTVLIIEHNMDVIKTADYIIDLGPDGGDGGGTIVAKGTPEHIARVKKSYTGQYLKPVLETDTKRTKNALKRKKKNK; this is translated from the coding sequence TTGAACGACAATAAATACATTATAATTCGTGGTGCTCGCGAGCATAATCTTAAGAACATCAACGTTAAGATACCTAAAAATAAGCTGACCGTCATGACCGGTCTCTCTGGATCCGGTAAAACGTCACTGGCTTTTGATACGTTATATGCCGAAGGTCAGCGTCGGTACGTTGAAAGCTTATCGTCTTATGCTCAACAGTTATTGGGTCAGATGAATAAGCCGGATGTTGATTCAATTACGGGCTTAAGTCCTGCCATCTCCATTAACCAGAAAACGACGTCGCATAATCCGCGTTCAACCGTGGGAACTGTGACTGAAATTAACGATTACTATCGCTTACTATGGGCTCGAGTGGGAACCCCAATCTGTCCTAACGATGGAACTAAGATCACCAGTGAATCAATTGATCAGATGATTAACCGAATCATGAAGTTACCAGAACGGACCAAAATGCAGATCTTGTCACCGTTGGTTCGTAATCGCCGTGGTCAGTTTAAGATGCTGTTTAGACAGATCCAGAAAGACGGCTTCGTACGAGTTCAGGTCGATGGTCAGACCGTTGAATTAGGTGAAAAATTTAAGATCGATCCTAAGAAACGGCATGACATCAGCGTGGTCGTTGACCGAATCATTGTTCGTAAAGGCATTAACGCCCGATTAGCTGATTCATTAGAAGCCGCTTTAAAGCTTAGTCATGGTTACGCAATTGCTGATTTTCTGGGCGCCCGTAAGAACATGATGTTCTCTGAACATTACTCGTGTCCGCTTTGTGGCTTCTCAGTTGGTCGATTGGAACCCAGGTTATTCTCGTTTAATTCACCGATTGGAGCTTGCCCACGATGCAGTGGCTTAGGGATTAAATTAGAAGTTGATAAGGATTTGGTGATTCCTGATCCAAACAAGACCTTAAAAGACGGTGCTTTGGACCCATGGAACCCAATTAGTTCCCATTATTATCCTGAGATGCTTGCGCAAGCTTGTCATCATTTCAAGATTGATATGAATACGCCTTACAAAAAACTACCGTTAAAGCAACGCAAGTTATTACTTTATGGATCTAACGGTAAGGAATTTCATTTCCACTTTAAGAGTCGGTTTGGTCACGTTCGTGATAAGGACATGCCTTTTGAAGGGGTTATGAACAACATTCGGCGTCGTTACCGTAAGACCAATAGTGATTTTACCCGTAAAGTAATGCGAAAGTACATGACCCAGTTAACCTGTCATGATTGTCATGGCTATCGTCTAAACCGGCGAGCTTTATGTGTCAAGATTGACGGTAAAAATATTGGTCAGATCTCCAATCTAGATATCGGTAAAGAATTGAAATTCTTTAAAGGTTTAAAATTTGATCAACAGGATAGTGCGATTGCGAAACCAATCTTAAAGGAAATCATTGATCGTTTGACCTTCCTAAAAAACGTTGGCTTGAGTTATTTAACTTTATCCCGATCCGCCACGACGTTATCAGGTGGAGAATCCCAGCGAATTCGTTTAGCTACCCAGATTGGGTCTAACTTATCCGGTGTCCTGTACGTACTTGATGAACCGTCAATTGGTCTTCACATGCGTGATAACGATCGTTTGATTCGTTCGTTAAAGGCCATGCGAGATTTAGGCAATACTCTAGTCGTCGTTGAACACGATAAGAACACCATGCTGAACGCTGATTACATGGTTGATATCGGTCCTGGCGCCGGAGCTAACGGTGGCCACTTGATGGCCGAAGGAACGCCGAAACAGATTATGGAAACTCCACAATCGATTACCGGTCAATACTTATCTGGTAAGAAATTCATTCCAGTGCCATTAAAGCGTCGAAAAGGTAACGGTAAAAAGATTACGATTACCGGTTGCCAGGAAAATAATTTAAAGAACGTCACGGTCAGCATTCCGTTAGGCGAATTCGTCGTTGTCACCGGTGTTTCTGGGTCTGGAAAATCCACGCTGATCGATGACACTTTGGAACGAGCTTTAGCTCAGAAGTTAAATAATAATTCCAAGAAACCGGGTAAGTACCGTTCAATTCGGGGCTACAAGAATATTGACAAGATCATTAATATTAACCAAAGTCCAATTGGTCGCACCCCACGTAGTAATCCAGCTACTTATACCGGGGTCTTCGATGATATCAGAGCTCTATTCGCTAAGACTAGTGAAGCCAAGGTCCGTGGTTACCAAAAGGGTCGCTTTAGCTTTAATGTTAAAGGCGGTCGTTGTGAAGCTTGTCACGGTAACGGGATCTTAAAGATTGATATGGACTTCTTGCCACCGGTATACGTACCGTGTGAAGTTTGTCATGGGACCCGTTATAATGCCGAAACGCTTCAGGTTGAATACCGAGGTAAGAACATTGCTCAGGTCTTGGATATGACCGTCAGTGAAGCTCTGAAGTTCTTCCACGCGATTCCAAAGATCACTCGAAAGTTAAAGACGATTAATGACGTTGGCTTAGGTTACGTTAAGTTAGGCCAATCCGCCACGACGTTATCCGGTGGTGAAGCCCAGCGAATGAAGTTAGCCGCTGAATTATACAAACGTTCCAGTGGTAATAATTTGTACATCCTAGACGAACCGACGATCGGTTTACATATGGATGATATTAAGCGCTTATTAAAAATTCTTCACCGCTTAGTTGATCAGGGTAACACCGTATTGATTATTGAACATAACATGGACGTTATTAAGACTGCCGACTACATCATCGACTTAGGTCCCGATGGTGGTGACGGTGGTGGAACCATCGTTGCTAAAGGAACTCCTGAACATATTGCCCGGGTCAAAAAGAGTTATACCGGTCAATATCTAAAGCCCGTTTTAGAGACCGATACGAAACGAACTAAGAACGCTTTAAAACGTAAAAAGAAAAATAAGTAA
- the rapZ gene encoding RNase adapter RapZ — MKLNQKLILIVGMNGAGKKSALNDFGEMGYFCVDNLPVHLIKHLISTVRDNSDIKKAAAVINLQRANQFKPVAKLLNSIVHKNEAKVIFMDASDQQLIARYKEHRHSHPLSPYHRVVDGIAEERRLNRPLKQEATILIGTTNLKPTSLKQRLNINFPISHKKAFHIDVMSFGFKYGMPLDADIVEDVRFLPNPFYIQKLRHQNGLDADVYNYVMDKPMTQEFCRKFIDLLKFSIPGYIKEGKPNLTIAIGCTGGQHRSVTVARKVAEVLSHDYPVNVYHRDVKKSYQEK, encoded by the coding sequence GTGAAATTAAACCAAAAGTTAATTCTTATCGTTGGTATGAACGGTGCTGGAAAGAAATCCGCTCTTAATGATTTTGGAGAGATGGGTTACTTCTGTGTTGATAATCTACCCGTTCATTTGATTAAACATTTAATCTCGACGGTTAGGGATAATTCAGACATTAAAAAAGCTGCTGCTGTGATTAACCTCCAGCGAGCTAATCAGTTTAAGCCCGTTGCAAAATTATTGAATTCAATCGTTCACAAAAACGAAGCTAAAGTAATTTTTATGGATGCGTCAGATCAACAATTAATCGCTCGATATAAGGAGCATCGTCATTCACATCCGTTATCGCCATATCATCGGGTGGTTGATGGAATTGCGGAAGAGCGTCGATTAAACCGGCCTTTGAAACAGGAAGCCACGATCTTAATTGGTACGACGAACTTAAAGCCTACTAGTTTAAAGCAACGGTTAAATATTAATTTCCCGATCAGCCACAAGAAAGCATTTCATATTGATGTAATGTCATTTGGCTTTAAATACGGGATGCCGTTGGATGCTGACATTGTGGAAGACGTTCGCTTTTTACCGAACCCGTTTTATATCCAAAAATTAAGACATCAAAATGGTCTGGATGCGGATGTCTATAACTACGTCATGGATAAGCCTATGACTCAGGAATTCTGTCGGAAATTTATTGATTTACTTAAGTTTTCAATTCCGGGCTACATTAAAGAGGGTAAGCCAAACTTAACGATCGCGATCGGTTGTACCGGTGGCCAGCATCGTTCGGTAACGGTCGCTCGAAAAGTTGCTGAAGTGTTAAGCCATGATTATCCCGTGAATGTCTATCACCGGGACGTCAAGAAAAGTTATCAAGAAAAATAA
- the tpiA gene encoding triose-phosphate isomerase: protein MNLTLNKVVPYLKQLTGHLPKPDQIETAIAASPLFLQTMIDYVRKHHLPLRVGAENCYYKDSGAYTGEVSPKALAEMGVHYVIVGHSERRKYFHESDHFINQKIRAVLRNHMYPIVCCDETMGRLGSGKPSKWVVTQVISALQHVPADQASRVTIAYEPSWAIGTGHSASPDEAEEGCYLIRHTLSDIYSDAIADRIRILYGGSVTPRNVSSLMKQTDIDGVLAGGSSLKPSTFLKLIKFRD from the coding sequence ATGAATTTAACGCTTAATAAGGTCGTTCCGTATTTAAAACAGTTGACCGGACATTTACCAAAGCCTGATCAGATTGAAACGGCCATTGCGGCTTCACCATTGTTTTTACAAACGATGATTGATTACGTTCGCAAGCATCATTTACCGTTAAGAGTCGGTGCTGAAAACTGTTATTACAAAGATAGCGGTGCTTATACCGGTGAGGTTAGCCCGAAAGCGTTAGCTGAAATGGGCGTTCACTACGTTATCGTTGGTCATTCAGAACGACGAAAGTATTTTCACGAAAGTGACCACTTCATTAATCAGAAAATCCGGGCTGTATTAAGGAACCATATGTACCCAATCGTCTGCTGTGATGAAACGATGGGCCGTTTGGGTTCCGGTAAGCCGTCTAAATGGGTCGTCACCCAAGTGATTTCAGCTCTGCAACACGTTCCCGCAGATCAAGCTAGCCGTGTCACGATTGCCTATGAACCGAGTTGGGCAATTGGTACCGGCCACAGTGCGTCACCTGACGAAGCTGAAGAAGGTTGCTATTTGATTCGGCACACCCTGTCTGATATTTATTCAGACGCAATCGCAGACCGGATCAGAATCTTGTACGGTGGTAGTGTTACCCCTAGAAACGTCAGTTCACTTATGAAGCAAACTGATATTGATGGTGTCCTAGCCGGTGGCTCAAGTTTGAAGCCGTCAACGTTCTTAAAGTTAATTAAATTTAGAGACTAA
- the gap gene encoding type I glyceraldehyde-3-phosphate dehydrogenase, whose protein sequence is MTVKIGINGFGRIGRLAFRRIAQLNSDKIKVVAINDLTTPAMLAYLLKYDSTHGRYPGKVSVADDNKGIVVDGKEYPVYAQPDASKIPWVKNDGVDFVLECTGFYTSKQKSMAHIKAGAKRVLISAPAGNDVKTVVPNVNLDTLTSDDKIVSAGSCTTSCLAPMAYWINKKFGIKVGSMVTAHSYTATQATLDGPNSKKVQNNRAAAVNIIPHTSGAAKAIGLVVPELNGKLTGYALRVPSPDCSITQLDFVPKTKVTADQVNKYLESKHNDAFGYTPDRIVSTDVRDDTHGSLFEPAFTKVISGDEGEQIVRIIAWYDNEYGFTCNMVRTLLHFASL, encoded by the coding sequence ATGACTGTTAAAATTGGTATTAATGGTTTTGGACGTATCGGCCGTTTAGCATTTCGTCGTATCGCCCAGTTAAACTCTGACAAGATTAAAGTTGTTGCTATCAATGATTTAACTACTCCTGCAATGTTAGCATACTTACTTAAGTATGATTCTACTCATGGCAGATACCCAGGCAAAGTTTCTGTTGCTGATGATAACAAGGGTATCGTTGTTGATGGTAAAGAATACCCAGTATACGCTCAACCTGACGCATCCAAGATTCCGTGGGTTAAGAACGATGGCGTTGACTTCGTATTGGAATGTACTGGTTTCTACACTTCTAAGCAGAAGTCAATGGCTCACATCAAGGCTGGTGCTAAGCGTGTATTAATTTCTGCACCTGCTGGTAATGATGTTAAGACCGTTGTTCCTAACGTTAACTTAGATACTTTAACTAGCGATGATAAGATCGTTTCTGCTGGTTCTTGTACCACTAGTTGCTTAGCACCAATGGCATACTGGATCAACAAGAAGTTCGGTATCAAAGTTGGTTCCATGGTAACTGCTCATTCTTACACTGCTACTCAGGCTACTTTAGATGGCCCTAACAGTAAGAAGGTACAGAACAACCGTGCTGCTGCCGTTAACATTATTCCACATACTTCTGGTGCTGCTAAGGCTATCGGCTTAGTTGTTCCTGAATTAAACGGTAAGTTAACTGGTTACGCATTACGTGTTCCAAGTCCTGACTGCTCAATTACTCAGTTAGACTTCGTACCAAAGACTAAAGTTACTGCTGACCAAGTTAACAAGTACTTAGAAAGCAAGCATAACGATGCTTTCGGTTACACTCCTGACCGCATCGTTTCTACTGATGTACGTGATGATACCCATGGTTCATTATTCGAACCAGCATTCACTAAAGTCATCTCTGGTGATGAAGGTGAACAGATCGTACGTATCATCGCATGGTACGATAATGAATATGGCTTTACCTGCAACATGGTAAGAACCTTATTACACTTCGCTTCATTATAA
- the whiA gene encoding DNA-binding protein WhiA translates to MSYASEVKNELTHLTVHRSNAKAELMALIRMNGSVVLWNHHLTLNVQTENPSIAKRIYSLMLEFYHVQTNIIVRKRMKLEKNNIYIVQIQQHASEILSDIGILSSHGLSESVPKSILNNDARMRSYLRGAFLAGGSVNNPKTSRYHLEIYSLYENHNEMIAKMMNHYHLHAKTTSRRSGYITYLKEAERIAEFLQLIGATNSMLKFEDIRIVRDMSNSVNRLVNCENANMNKVADASTRQIANIQFIQKTVGLKQLPKKLQNVAIARMTHQEVSLKQLGQIVAGGPISKSGVNHRLRKINKYAENLRNNYQEIANAKK, encoded by the coding sequence GTGTCATACGCAAGTGAAGTTAAAAATGAATTAACTCATCTGACCGTTCACCGGAGTAATGCTAAAGCTGAGCTCATGGCTTTAATTAGAATGAATGGATCCGTGGTGTTATGGAACCATCATCTAACACTGAACGTTCAGACCGAAAACCCGTCAATTGCTAAACGGATCTATTCATTGATGCTTGAATTTTATCATGTTCAAACTAACATCATCGTCCGAAAGCGAATGAAGTTGGAAAAGAATAATATCTATATCGTTCAAATTCAGCAGCACGCTTCAGAAATCTTAAGCGACATTGGGATTTTAAGTAGTCATGGTCTAAGTGAATCGGTGCCGAAATCAATTTTAAATAACGATGCCCGGATGCGCTCTTATTTGCGGGGTGCCTTTTTAGCGGGTGGATCGGTTAATAACCCAAAAACATCGCGTTATCATCTGGAAATTTATTCATTATACGAAAATCATAATGAAATGATCGCCAAGATGATGAACCATTACCATCTTCATGCCAAAACGACGAGCCGAAGAAGTGGATACATTACCTACTTAAAAGAAGCCGAACGGATTGCGGAGTTTCTGCAATTGATTGGTGCTACGAATTCAATGCTGAAGTTTGAAGATATTCGGATTGTTCGTGATATGAGTAATTCGGTTAATCGACTGGTCAACTGTGAAAATGCCAACATGAATAAGGTGGCCGATGCGTCGACTCGTCAGATTGCTAACATTCAATTTATCCAAAAGACGGTTGGGTTAAAGCAATTGCCAAAGAAGTTACAAAACGTCGCAATTGCTCGAATGACGCATCAAGAGGTTAGTTTGAAGCAGTTGGGACAAATTGTTGCTGGAGGACCGATCTCTAAATCGGGCGTTAATCACCGGTTACGGAAAATTAATAAATACGCCGAAAATCTACGGAACAACTACCAAGAAATTGCAAACGCTAAAAAATAA
- a CDS encoding phosphoglycerate kinase, whose product MSKVTIKDLNLNDKKVVMRLDFNVPMKNGKIQDDTRIKAALPTIKYVIAHHGKSIIFAHLGRINTEADKKGKSLKPVAKRLSKLLDQPVIFVPYADPDKPAEDPVNSKPMKAAISKMKDGDVLLAENTRFQDVVNGKHIKREHGNDPKLGQYWASLGDCFVNDAFGTAHRKHASNVGIADAMKKAGKPTAVGFLMQKEIKYLGHAVNNPKRPFVAILGGAKVSSKIGVIDNLLPKVDKVIIAGGMAYTFYAAKGLKIGKSLVEKDKIPLAKKILAKAGDKIVLPVDSVCADKFANDAKTTVSKEVPDGMMALDIGPKSIKKFESVLSNAKTVVWNGPMGVCEMSNFAKGTLAIGKFLGTLKNAITIVGGGDSTAAIHSLGLDNDISHVSTGGGASLQYLEGNVLPGIASISNK is encoded by the coding sequence ATGTCCAAAGTAACGATTAAAGATTTAAATCTTAATGATAAAAAAGTCGTAATGCGTTTAGACTTTAACGTTCCAATGAAGAACGGTAAGATCCAGGATGATACTCGTATCAAAGCCGCATTACCAACTATTAAGTACGTTATTGCTCATCACGGCAAATCCATTATTTTTGCTCACTTAGGCCGTATCAATACTGAAGCTGACAAGAAGGGCAAATCCTTAAAGCCAGTTGCAAAGCGCTTATCCAAATTATTAGATCAGCCAGTTATCTTTGTTCCTTATGCTGATCCAGATAAGCCTGCTGAAGACCCTGTTAACAGTAAGCCAATGAAGGCTGCCATCAGTAAGATGAAAGATGGCGACGTCTTATTAGCTGAAAACACTCGTTTCCAGGATGTTGTTAATGGTAAGCACATCAAGCGTGAACATGGTAATGACCCTAAGTTAGGTCAGTACTGGGCTTCATTAGGTGACTGCTTCGTTAACGATGCCTTTGGTACTGCTCACCGTAAGCATGCTTCTAATGTTGGTATCGCTGACGCTATGAAGAAAGCTGGTAAGCCAACTGCCGTTGGTTTCTTAATGCAGAAAGAAATCAAGTACTTAGGCCACGCTGTTAACAATCCTAAGCGTCCATTCGTTGCCATTTTAGGTGGTGCTAAAGTATCCAGTAAGATCGGTGTTATCGATAACTTATTACCAAAGGTTGATAAAGTTATCATCGCTGGTGGTATGGCATACACCTTCTATGCAGCTAAAGGTTTAAAGATTGGTAAGTCATTAGTTGAAAAAGATAAGATTCCGTTAGCTAAGAAGATCTTAGCTAAAGCTGGTGACAAGATCGTCTTACCAGTTGACTCCGTATGTGCTGATAAGTTCGCTAATGATGCCAAGACTACCGTTTCTAAAGAAGTTCCTGATGGCATGATGGCATTAGACATCGGTCCTAAGTCCATTAAGAAGTTCGAATCTGTTTTGAGCAATGCAAAGACCGTTGTTTGGAACGGACCAATGGGTGTTTGCGAAATGAGTAACTTTGCCAAAGGTACCTTAGCCATTGGTAAGTTCTTAGGCACCTTAAAGAACGCTATCACGATCGTTGGTGGTGGTGATTCTACTGCTGCTATCCACTCATTAGGCTTAGATAATGACATTAGCCATGTATCCACCGGTGGTGGTGCTTCATTACAGTACTTAGAAGGTAACGTATTACCTGGTATTGCATCCATTAGTAACAAGTAA